Proteins encoded in a region of the Oncorhynchus clarkii lewisi isolate Uvic-CL-2024 chromosome 18, UVic_Ocla_1.0, whole genome shotgun sequence genome:
- the LOC139373486 gene encoding immunoglobulin superfamily member 11-like, with product MKMHGIDRDRHVIHLHCLWIVGFVGCVASSSLPSGPLSISSPVGSQAILPCKWKSQLDNVPVCHVLWQTPDAPVFEQNGEQRWQASEFEGRLEVPGEKLWEGDCSLILRDVQFGDVGLYESFMVVDRTRRKRRVFIQSVHLSVYDHKSKLSMGMGEDLVLTLHTPQAMRVVFQGRNSTEWKVLWMRGDGKVNGGRLEEAEGLVVLRGLRMDNSGTYKVLDSHGLSVSTVKLTVEEVAKTQKIIHIQDKPVGKSTVYRSSSLLIVFVLLISPLIQHLL from the exons ATGAAAATGCATGGCATAGACCGAGACCG ACATGTTATACATCTTCATTGTCTGTGGATTGTGGGCTTTGTGGGCTGTGTTG cctcctcctccctgccctctggccctctctccatctcttcccctgtTGGAAGCCAAGCCATCCTTCCTTGCAAATGGAAGTCCCAGCTAGACAACGTCCCAGTTTGCCACGTCCTATGGCAGACACCCGATGCGCCCGTGTTTGAGCAAAACGGGGAGCAACGGTGGCAGGCCAGCGAGTTTGAGGGGCGGCTGGAGGTACCTGGGGAAAAGCTTTGGGAGGGCGACTGCTCTCTGATCTTGCGCGACGTGCAGTTTGGGGATGTGGGGCTTTACGAGAGCTTCATGGTGGTCGACAGGACAAGGAGGAAAAGGCGGGTGTTCATCCAGAGTGTTCACCTCTCAGTCTATG ACCATAAGTCCAAGCTGTCAATGGGCATGGGTGAAGACCTGGTCCTGACGCTCCACACTCCCCAGGCCATGAGAGTGGTCTTCCAAGGGAGGAACAGCACAGAGTGGAAGGTCCTGTGGATGAGGGGTGACGGGAAGGTCAACGGGGGTCGTCTTGAGGAGGCTGAAGGGTTGGTGGTCCTCCGAGGGTTAAGGATGGACAACTCTGGGACTTATAAAGTGTTGGATTCCCATGGGCTTTCCGTGAGCACTGTGAAACTCACAGTGGAAG AAGTTGCTAAAACTCAAAAGATTATCCACATCCAGGACAAACCTGTAG GTAAATCTACTGTTTACAGGTCCTCCTCTCTGCTCATCGTTTTTGTCCTGCTGATCAGTCCTCTGATTCAACATCTCCTCTAA